In Falsibacillus albus, a single window of DNA contains:
- the pyk gene encoding pyruvate kinase has translation MRKTKIVCTIGPASESVDMLSKLMEAGLNVTRLNFSHGDHEEHGQRIKNIREAAEKTGKTIGILLDTKGPEIRTNNMVNGSIELTEGTNVIVSMKEVEGTPEKFSITYEGLIEDVHVGSKILLDDGLIGLEVTSIDKANDEIHTKVLNSGTLKNKKGVNVPGVSVKLPGITEKDAQDIVFGIEQGVDFIAASFVRRASDVLEIRQLLEEHNASHIQIIPKIENQEGVDNINEILEVSDGLMVARGDLGVEIPAEEVPLVQKQLIKKCNLLGKPVITATQMLDSMQRNPRPTRAEASDVANAIFDGTDAIMLSGETAAGNYPLEAVQTMHNIASRAESALNHGDILSLQSRNSGHNMTDAIGQSVAHTALNLDANAIITPTESGHTARMISKYRPKSPIVAVTANDTVSRSLALVWGVIPQMGTKVASTDEMLEMAVEESINSTIVKHGDLVVITAGVPVGESGTTNLMKIHVVGDVLMKGQGIGRKSAYGKAVIAKNADEAKAKVQQGSVLVTLGTDKDMVETLQKCSALIVEEGGLTSHAAVVGINLGLPVIVGAENATSLIKDGQELTVDAAHGVIYNGHASVL, from the coding sequence ATGAGAAAAACAAAAATTGTTTGTACGATTGGTCCAGCAAGTGAAAGTGTGGATATGCTTTCTAAATTAATGGAAGCCGGGTTGAATGTAACACGTCTTAACTTTTCGCACGGAGATCATGAAGAACACGGTCAGCGCATTAAAAACATTCGTGAAGCCGCTGAAAAAACTGGTAAAACCATTGGGATCCTCTTGGATACAAAGGGACCAGAGATCCGGACGAATAATATGGTCAATGGTTCGATTGAACTAACGGAAGGGACGAATGTCATTGTCTCGATGAAAGAAGTGGAAGGGACTCCTGAGAAATTCTCCATTACATATGAAGGATTAATCGAGGATGTCCATGTCGGTTCCAAAATTCTTTTGGATGACGGATTGATTGGTCTTGAAGTCACTTCCATCGATAAGGCAAATGATGAGATCCATACTAAAGTACTGAACAGCGGAACTTTAAAAAACAAAAAAGGCGTAAACGTTCCTGGAGTTTCTGTCAAGCTCCCTGGCATTACTGAAAAGGATGCACAGGATATCGTATTTGGAATCGAACAAGGTGTCGACTTTATTGCTGCTTCTTTTGTTCGCAGAGCTTCTGATGTATTGGAAATCCGCCAGCTTCTTGAAGAACATAACGCATCTCATATTCAAATCATCCCAAAAATTGAAAATCAAGAGGGTGTTGATAACATCAACGAAATTCTTGAGGTTTCAGATGGTCTGATGGTTGCCCGCGGTGATCTTGGCGTTGAAATCCCTGCTGAAGAAGTCCCATTGGTACAGAAACAATTAATAAAAAAATGCAATCTGTTAGGCAAGCCAGTCATAACGGCTACACAGATGCTTGATTCTATGCAGCGCAATCCTCGCCCTACCCGTGCGGAAGCGAGTGACGTTGCAAACGCGATTTTTGACGGAACTGATGCAATCATGCTATCCGGTGAGACTGCTGCCGGCAATTACCCGCTTGAAGCAGTACAAACGATGCACAATATTGCATCAAGAGCAGAATCTGCTCTTAACCATGGCGACATCCTTTCTCTGCAAAGCAGGAACAGCGGACATAATATGACGGATGCCATCGGGCAGTCCGTTGCCCACACAGCATTGAATCTGGATGCGAATGCCATCATCACGCCAACAGAGAGCGGCCATACAGCACGTATGATTTCCAAATACCGTCCGAAATCTCCGATTGTTGCTGTGACTGCCAACGATACAGTGTCCAGAAGTTTAGCCTTGGTATGGGGCGTCATTCCACAAATGGGTACAAAAGTTGCCTCCACGGATGAAATGCTGGAAATGGCTGTTGAAGAAAGCATCAATTCAACCATCGTCAAGCATGGCGATCTTGTTGTCATCACGGCAGGAGTCCCAGTTGGTGAATCCGGGACTACAAACTTGATGAAGATCCATGTGGTTGGAGATGTACTGATGAAGGGACAAGGAATCGGCAGAAAGTCAGCCTATGGTAAAGCTGTCATTGCAAAAAATGCAGATGAAGCAAAGGCAAAGGTTCAACAAGGTTCTGTTCTAGTAACGCTCGGTACAGACAAAGATATGGTGGAAACTTTGCAAAAATGCAGTGCACTTATTGTTGAAGAAGGCGGTTTGACAAGCCACGCAGCAGTTGTAGGAATTAATCTAGGCTTGCCGGTCATTGTCGGTGCAGAGAACGCAACTTCCCTTATTAAAGATGGACAAGAGCTTA